A stretch of Sulfitobacter sp. THAF37 DNA encodes these proteins:
- a CDS encoding 1-aminocyclopropane-1-carboxylate deaminase yields MSLLEKFERYPLTYGKTPIEHLPRLSEALGGKVEIYAKRDDCNSGLAMGGNKLRKLEYIVPDALASGADTLVSIGGVQSNHTRMVAATAAKIGMKCVVVQEKWVPHFDAVYDRVGNILMTRLMGADSRLVDEGFDIGIRESWENAMQSVRDEGGVPYGIPAGASVHKYGALGYIGFAEEVAQQEEELGFKFDYIVVCVVTGSTQAGMIVGFKDQGRADRVIGIDASATPEQTRAQVTEIARNTAELVELGQEITEQDIVINNDYAYPAYGVPSDETNDAIRLAARTEAMMTDPVYEGKSMQGMIDLTRKGFFPEGSRVLYAHLGGAPALNGYSYYYKDG; encoded by the coding sequence ATGTCATTGCTTGAGAAATTCGAACGCTATCCGCTCACCTACGGCAAAACGCCGATCGAACACCTGCCGCGCCTGTCCGAGGCGCTGGGCGGCAAGGTCGAAATCTACGCAAAGCGGGACGACTGCAATTCCGGTCTTGCCATGGGCGGCAACAAACTGCGCAAGCTCGAATACATCGTGCCGGACGCGCTTGCCTCTGGGGCCGATACGCTGGTGTCCATCGGCGGCGTCCAGTCCAACCACACCCGCATGGTCGCCGCGACCGCCGCCAAGATCGGCATGAAATGCGTGGTGGTTCAGGAAAAATGGGTGCCGCATTTCGATGCCGTCTACGACCGGGTGGGCAACATTCTGATGACCCGCCTGATGGGTGCGGATTCGCGCCTGGTCGACGAAGGTTTCGACATCGGCATTCGCGAAAGCTGGGAAAACGCGATGCAGTCGGTGCGCGACGAAGGCGGCGTCCCCTACGGCATTCCCGCCGGTGCATCGGTGCATAAATACGGCGCACTGGGCTACATCGGTTTTGCCGAAGAGGTCGCCCAGCAGGAGGAAGAACTGGGGTTCAAGTTCGACTACATCGTGGTCTGCGTCGTGACCGGCTCCACCCAGGCGGGCATGATCGTCGGGTTCAAGGACCAGGGCCGCGCCGACCGGGTGATCGGCATCGACGCCTCCGCCACGCCCGAGCAGACCCGCGCCCAGGTGACGGAGATCGCCCGCAACACCGCCGAGCTGGTCGAACTGGGCCAGGAGATCACCGAGCAGGACATCGTCATCAATAACGATTACGCCTACCCCGCCTATGGGGTGCCGTCGGACGAAACCAACGACGCGATCCGCCTCGCGGCCCGGACCGAAGCGATGATGACGGACCCGGTCTACGAGGGCAAATCCATGCAGGGCATGATCGACCTCACCCGCAAGGGGTTTTTCCCCGAGGGGTCTCGGGTGCTTTATGCGCACCTTGGCGGCGCGCCAGCGCTGAACGGCTACAGCTACTACTACAAGGACGGCTGA